A genomic window from Solanum stenotomum isolate F172 unplaced genomic scaffold, ASM1918654v1 scaffold2427, whole genome shotgun sequence includes:
- the LOC125851316 gene encoding F-box protein SKIP23-like: MGRESKMASWSDLPKEIVEKISESLDSHIDITRFRAVCNSWRSAISPNFKISKSVFPIKLPLPNITMTQDFHKESEFYLIESTVYLLQLPHPPHTPWLVKVVKTVDGKLRILNLLTNTVFKGFPDKKLNSLDFRLSQVFKSYHVQWILKPYARECELQVLVNKILFIWNDQTNHFSLLAISIWDNLLCFKSGDEKWTALKDRSAKIVDIIVYRGDFYAVDTYGETIMYDPSSFNETNVSSNVKRLSSSIFNGWGSKKRLVESGGELFLVDMFLDTDVKTELHGSQPSWKSPKEIKIYRLDEEQHEWIAVHTLGDRIVFAGDDCCFSVSSSDFGDQCRGNCIYYVNGGIVVNILGNDLSEEVKLRYKGLHGQHTGIITLQDGKLGSLISFLEYADIFWPPSSWLYTGDRAVLQTLITNFTPQMLPFLYRI; the protein is encoded by the coding sequence ATGGGCAGGGAAAGTAAGATGGCTTCTTGGTCTGATCTTCCGaaagaaattgttgaaaaaatcagtGAATCCCTCGACAGCCATATTGACATCACCCGTTTTCGTGCAGTCTGCAATTCATGGCGTTCAGCAATTTctcctaattttaaaatttccaaatcTGTCTTTCCCATCAAACTGCCTTTACCCAACATAACAATGACTCAGGATTTTCATAAAGAATCTGagttttatttaattgaaaGTACTGTTTATCTTTTACAACTTCCTCATCCTCCTCACACACCCTGGTTGGTCAAGGTTGTGAAAACAGTAGACGGAAAATTAAGGATTTTGAATCTTCTAACCAACACAGTATTCAAGGGTTTTCCCGATAAGAAATTGAATTCACTAGATTTCCGCCTTTCTCAAGTTTTTAAATCATATCATGTCCAGTGGATCTTAAAGCCTTACGCCCGTGAATGTGAACTACAGGTTTTAGTTAATAAAATCTTGTTTATTTGGAATGATCAAACTAATCATTTTTCTTTACTGGCAATTAGTATTTGGGATaatttattgtgttttaagtcAGGGGATGAGAAATGGACTGCCTTGAAAGATCGCAGTGCTAAGATTGTCGATATTATTGTGTATAGGGGGGATTTTTATGCTGTTGATACTTATGGAGAGACCATAATGTATGACCCCTCCTCGTTTAACGAGACCAATGTATCTTCCAACGTAAAGAGATTATCTTCGAGCATTTTTAATGGATGGGGTAGTAAGAAACGACTGGTGGAATCAGGTGGGGAGTTGTTTCTGGTTGATATGTTTTTAGATACTGATGTTAAGACGGAGTTGCATGGTTCTCAACCTTCATGGAAAAGTCCCAAGGAAATTAAGATTTACCGGCTTGATGAAGAACAACATGAGTGGATTGCAGTGCATACATTGGGTGATCGAATTGTTTTTGCTGGTGACGACTGTTGTTTCTCTGTTTCGTCATCAGATTTTGGTGATCAGTGCAGAGGAAACTGCATTTACTATGTGAATGGAGGTATAGTTGTGAACATCTTGGGAAATGACCTTAGCGAAGAAGTGAAACTTAGATATAAAGGATTACATGGTCAACACACAGGTATCATTACTTTACAAGATGGTAAACTTGGTTCTTTGATATCCTTCCTCGAATATGCAGATATTTTCTGGCCACCCTCATCTTGGCTTTATACTGGCGATCGGGCAGTTCTTCAGACACTCATCACTAACTTTACGCCTCAGATGTTGCCTTTTCTATATCGTATTTAA